The genomic segment CCATATACCGGAGTTTTTTCAGCGGCTGCCGCTTCGGTGTTATCAATATGATATGAATGTTCGTTCACAGCGGTGAGGCTTTCCGTGTCCGTTGCAGAGGCTTGTTTCCGATCTTCCAACGGAATCGCCGTGATAGTAACTTTAACACCGAGCCGGTCGGCAAACCATTGTTCTGCGAGTTCGTATTCTTGTCCTGCACATACAAAGATATGCGGCGGAATCTGCTTCGGGTCGGTATAGTATGCAATTAAAAATTCAGGTAATACCTCGGTTTCATCTTTGAGGCTTTCCGTCCGGTATAAGTCCCGTCCGACAACCTTGCCGCCCCGCATTTTAAATACCGTAAACGTAATCAGCGCTCCCTCAGCCGCCCAGCCGATATAGTCGCGAGCTTCCGGATCCATATCTTCAACGGAGTTTTGGCCTCGAAGCGCCCGTACTGCTTGCATCCCGTCTCTGATACGGGCGGCCTTTTCAAACTCACGGGCTGCTGCTGCGGCTTTCATCTTTTCCGTTAATTCGGCGAGCGGTTTTTTCAAGTCTCCTTCAAGCAGCAGCGCAATTTCATCAATATCCTTTCGATAATCGGTTTCGGAAATTTTATCCGCACAGGGAGCGCTGCATCGGCCGATATGAAAATACAGACAGGGCTCGCGCTTCTTTAAGCGCTTGCATTGCCGCAGTGTATAGGTCCGTTTAATGAGCGACAAAAAATCATCAACAGCCGGCACATTGGGGAAGGGACCGAAATAGCGGGCGCCGTCGTTTTGTATCCGCCGCGTTCGGTACAGCCGCGGATAGCGTTCATTGGTAATTTTGAGCACGGGATAGGTTTTCCCGTCTTTGAGATTGATATTGTAGCGCGGCTTGTATTTTTTAATCAGATTATTTTCAAGCAGCAGCGCCTCATACTCATTATCGGTTTGAATATACTCGATACGGCGCGCACGCGAAACGAGAATACGGGTTTTAATATCCCGCTTTGACGCAAAATATGAACTCAATCTATTCTTGAGCGATTTCGCCTTTCCGACATAAATAACGATATCTTTTTCATCCCGCCACAGATACACGCCGCTGGTTTTAGGCGCCGACAGCGCATATTGATGAAGCGCTTCACGTACGTCCGCTTGTTCACTCATATCGTAAGGATAATACTAAGACCGGTGCGTAATGGCAATATTGATAGAACATAATCGGATGTTTTTATAATTTATGGATTATTCCAAATACTCGGTTAGATTTAATTAAGAAATGATGAATTTTTGATGTGAATTATAGTGCTTTTTCCAGCCATTTTCCTCCGAAGGTCGTATAAGGACTGTAGGAGATGTGAATGACTAGGAAACCCTTTGAAGAACTAACCATTTCCGATGACTTTATGTTTTGTAAAGTCATGGAACACGAATCGCTGTGCCGGCCGTTTCTTGAAATGCTCTTTAGTACACAGATCGATAAAATCACATATCTTTCGTCTCAAAATACAGTTACGACTCATTTGGGCGCAAAAACAGTCCGCCTTGATGTACTGGTAAAAGATGAAGACGGTACATCCTACGACATAGAAATGTTTTTTCCGATAGACATCCGTGCCTATCGGAAAAACGAGTTTTGCCTTGTGTCAAAACATCGCTGCTGCATGGAACCAGCGGCATCCGTGCCGCTGCTGAAACAGACTTGTCTAAAAAAGCCTTCCGTTAGCCTTTTGTAAATAGGCGGAGTAGATGCTAGGAGCGTACAAAAAACACCCGCAGGCGTACTTGCTGTACGTCGAGGACTGTTTTTTGTTAAGCGACAACGCAGATACCCGCATATTTTCAAAAGATACAAAAAAGATTATATTGAGAACGCAAAAGCATTTAAAGAAACAGACAATCAAGAGTTACAAGGTTTTTTACAGTATGTGAAAACAGGCAAAGCAACAACCGATTACACGAGGAGGATAGAGCAGATGATACAGACGGTAAAACACAACGAATTAGCACGGAAAGAATACCACATATTACCGGCAGCCCTGATGGATGCCTTTGACGAAGGTATTGAACAAGGCAGAGTCGAAGGAGAAGCGAGAGGTAAATTTCTTGGTCTTGCCGAAGGTTCCCGCCAAAAAGCGCTTGAAACGGCAAAGAACTTATTGCAATTCGGCTTATCTGTACAAAAAATAGCACAGGCAACCGGGCTTACCAAAGAAGATATTGAAGCACTGTAATCTACCTTTACCTAGTATTGCAGATGGCAGCGCGATATTGTAGAGCGATAATTAAATATGCTACAATTCGCGGCAACGATTTTTTATAGGAGATGTTATGAAAAAATTGCTCTGTGTTGTATGTGTATCGGCTGCAATGCTGATACCGGTTTTTGCCTCTGCGGGTGCGAAAGAGTATGAATATACCGAACAAGATATATTTATCACCGCAGGAGATCATGAAATTCCTGCTACGCTGACACTTCCTAAAGGAAAAGCCGACGAAAAATTTCCTGCAGTGGTGATGCTGCATGGAAACGGTTCAAACCGCCATGAGGCAGGTATGGCTTACGATTACACTGCGCCTGAAATGGCACGTGCCGGTATTGCGACGATTCGGTTCGAT from the Treponema medium genome contains:
- the uvrC gene encoding excinuclease ABC subunit UvrC; the protein is MSEQADVREALHQYALSAPKTSGVYLWRDEKDIVIYVGKAKSLKNRLSSYFASKRDIKTRILVSRARRIEYIQTDNEYEALLLENNLIKKYKPRYNINLKDGKTYPVLKITNERYPRLYRTRRIQNDGARYFGPFPNVPAVDDFLSLIKRTYTLRQCKRLKKREPCLYFHIGRCSAPCADKISETDYRKDIDEIALLLEGDLKKPLAELTEKMKAAAAAREFEKAARIRDGMQAVRALRGQNSVEDMDPEARDYIGWAAEGALITFTVFKMRGGKVVGRDLYRTESLKDETEVLPEFLIAYYTDPKQIPPHIFVCAGQEYELAEQWFADRLGVKVTITAIPLEDRKQASATDTESLTAVNEHSYHIDNTEAAAAEKTPVYGAVTPDISDAESSTANSFKTTGTLGVSSTAETAPVSDSASEPNVSKQTTAASDGVDHRNVPERFAVDRLPPSVLRRHKAALAMAQFNAKEDAARRIKELGDFPALEELQKILSLDRPPHRIEGFDIAHLHGKYTVASLISFKDGNPDKKNYRIFRLRTTDGIIDDYASMREAVARRYTRLLNEAAELPDLIMIDGGIGQVNAAKAVLDALELDIPLVGLAEKNEELYRPHINKPIVLPRRSAALRVLQRVRDETHRFANTRNNRLRSKEELHLQFEQLPHIGEKRAARLLRSFSSIEKLAAASVEAAAAAARITQAQAEEVIAAARKTAARSATL